In Microlunatus antarcticus, one genomic interval encodes:
- a CDS encoding DNA gyrase subunit A, producing the protein MTETPQVTDRREPVDLQDEIQKSYLDYAMSVIVGRALPDVRDGLKPVHRRILYAMHDGGYRPDRGWNKCA; encoded by the coding sequence ATGACCGAGACGCCCCAGGTGACCGACCGGCGCGAGCCGGTGGACCTGCAGGACGAGATCCAGAAGTCCTACCTCGACTACGCGATGAGCGTCATCGTCGGGCGGGCGCTGCCGGACGTGCGCGACGGCCTCAAGCCCGTGCACCGGCGGATCCTGTACGCGATGCACGACGGCGGCTACCGGCCCGACCGCGGCTGGAACAAGTGCGCCC